A DNA window from Drosophila virilis strain 15010-1051.87 chromosome 4, Dvir_AGI_RSII-ME, whole genome shotgun sequence contains the following coding sequences:
- the santa-maria gene encoding protein peste: MPTQNSGQWRRKSNRGLIIGLFGFCLGLFGIVYGMFWEDIFNWIKHKEMALAPDTRVYQNWKTPPMELHLDIYLYNWTNPEEFGNLSSKPILQQLGPYRFIDRPDKVNISWHPSNNSVTYRRRSLYYFDAAGSAGSLDDEITTLNAVALSAAATAKYWSPVKRSMVDVGLKLYGQEMYVTKTVDEMLFTGYSDPMIDVAMAMPIFGDDVKVPFDKFGWFYTRNGSADLTGVFNVFTGVDDLAKLGQMHSWNYQTHTGFFDSYCGLANGSAGEFQPQQPQPGGSVGLFTPDMCRTLPLDYAETQEIEGLQAYKFAGGARSVDNGTIYPENLCFCGGECVPSGVMNISSCRFGSPVFMSYPHFYNADPFYVDQVEGLQPNKEQHEFYMVVEPSTGIPLEVAARFQVNMLVEPIEGIALYQDIPRIFFPLIWFEQKVRITPDLADQLKLLPLVLLSGHIFAGVCLAVGLIMLLWMPVHQLLAWCQTREYDVKMQHKSNGHYKSRSQFSSAEELKSKASTLVCEKSAGATPDSSPLLERNRKATVLMSKSQTGDSMATASTALSETADGKQD, encoded by the exons ATGCCCACACAGAACAGCGGCCAGTGGCGGCGTAAAAGCAATCGGGGTTTGATTATTGGCCTATTTGGGTTTTGCCTTGGACTATTTGGCATAGTGTACGGCATGTTCTGGGAGGATATCTTCAATTGGATCAAGCATAAG GAAATGGCGCTCGCGCCCGACACACGCGTCTATCAGAATTGGAAGACGCCGCCAATGGAACTGCACTTGGATATATACTTGTACAACTGGACAAATCCCGAAGAGTTTGGCAATCTAAGCAGCAAGCCCATCTTACAGCAGCTGGGCCCCTATCGTTTCATAGACAGGCCCGATAAGGTAAACATTAGCTGGCATCCATCGAACAACTCGGTCACCTATCGCCGCCGCAGCTTGTACTATTTTGATGCCGCCGGAAGTGCGGGCAGCCTGGACGATGAGATCACCACGCTCAATGCTGTGGCCCTG TCGGCGGCAGCCACGGCCAAGTATTGGAGTCCCGTCAAGCGGAGCATGGTCGATGTGGGCCTCAAGCTTTATGGTCAGGAGATGTATGTCACGAAAACGGTCGACGAAATGCTCTTCACTGGCTACAGTGATCCCATGATCGATGTGGCCATGGCCATGCCCATTTTTGGGGACGATGTTAAGGTGCCCTTCGACAAGTTCGGCTGGTTCTACACGCGCAATGGCAGTGCCGATCTAACTGGTGTCTTTAATGTCTTCACTGGCGTCGACGATCTGGCCAAGCTGGGTCAAATGCATTCCTGGAACTATCAGACGCACACGGGCTTCTTTGACTCGTACTGCGGCCTGGCCAATGGCTCGGCCGGCGAATTTCAGCCGCAACAGCCACAACCGGGCGGCAGTGTCGGTCTCTTCACGCCGGACATGTGCCGTACTCTGCCATTGGACTACGCGGAGACACAGGAAATCGAAGGATTGCAGGCCTACAAGTTCGCAGGCGGTGCGCGTTCCGTTGACAATG GCACAATATATCCGGAGAATCTGTGCTTCTGCGGTGGCGAATGCGTGCCCTCCGGCGTAATGAATATCAGTTCCTGCCGCTTCGGCTCACCCGTGTTTATGTCGTATCCGCATTTCTACAATGCCGATCCGTTCTATGTGGATCAGGTGGAGGGTCTGCAGCCCAATAAGGAGCAGCACGAGTTCTATATGGTCGTAGAGCCAAGCACAGGCATCCCGCTTGAGGTGGCAGCACGTTTCCAGGTTAACATGCTGGTGGAGCCCATTGAGGGCATCGCATTGTATCAGGACATTCCACGAATTTTCTTTCCGTTGATCTGGTTTGAGCAGAAGGTGAGAATCACGCCCGATTTGGCCGATCAGCTAAAGCTCTTGCCATTGGTCCTGCTGTCTGGCCATATCTTTGCGGGTGTGTGCCTGGCCGTGGGTCTCATTATGCTGCTCTGGATGCCCGTTCATCAACTGCTCGCCTGGTGCCAGACACGTGAATACGACGTGAAGATGCAGCACAAAAGCAATGGACACTACAAAAGTCGCTCGCAGTTCTCCAGTGCCGAAGAGCTGAAGTCCAAGGCCTCGACGCTGGTGTGCGAGAAGAGCGCTGGCGCCACGCCGGACAGTTCGCCGCTGCTGGAACGGAATCGCAAGGCCACTGTGCTGATGTCCAAGTCGCAGACAGGTGATAGTATGGCCACTGCCTCAACAGCCCTCAGCGAGACGGCGGACGGCAAACAGGACTAA
- the LOC6628474 gene encoding alpha-tocopherol transfer protein-like — protein MGKAECISYDDNQLPYIDLGSAQIRMEKEQAPDWALKKAQDELRELPGIKEQAIKELRELIQNEKYLHLPLDDEYMMMFLRPCHYYPESALKRLKNFYNMKLKYGIACENIVPAKLRNVFEGEILNLLPNRDQHGRRLLVLEAGKKWKPSKVPLPDLFRGIQLTVLGSMVEPFSQICGAVVIIDMEGLPLSHITQFTPSFAAMLLDYVQECICMRLKGVHIVNNSYIFNMLFAIFKPFIREKLRKRIFFHGKDWKSLTTHIDAGALPPKYGGTATWELPPGKLLGEFFECYSKDYEQADSYGYTEDYKKSKK, from the exons ATGGGCAAAGCGGAGTGCATTAGCTACGATGACAATCAGCTGCCATATATTGACCTGGGCAGCGCCCAGATACGCATGGAAAAGGAGCAGGCGCCCGACTGGGCCCTGAAGAAGGCACAAGATGAGCTGCGCGAGCTGCCCGGCATCAAGGAGCAGGCCATTAAGGAGCTCAGGGAGCTCATACAAA ATGAAAAGTACCTACACTTGCCACTGGATGATGAGTACATGATGATGTTTCTGCGCCCTTGCCACTATTATCCCGAGAGTGCTCTCAAGCGC CTCAAGAATTTCTACAACATGAAACTGAAGTATGGCATTGCCTGTGAGAACATTGTGCCCGCCAAGCTGCGCAATGTGTTTGAGGGTGAAATCTTGAACCTGCTGCCCAACAGGGATCAGCATGGTCGTCGTCTACTCGTCCTCGAAGCGGGCA AGAAATGGAAGCCATCAAAGGTGCCGCTGCCGGATCTGTTTCGTGGCATACAGCTGACCGTGCTGGGCTCCATGGTGGAGCCATTTTCACAAATCTGTGGCGCCGTTGTCATAATTGATATGGAAG GTCTACCTTTGAGCCACATAACACAGTTCACACCATCGTTTGCCGCCATGCTGTTGGATTATGTGCAGGAGTGCATCTGCATGCGCCTGAAGGGTGTTCACATTGTGAATAACTCGTACATATTCAATATGCTGTTTGCCATATTCAAGCCCTTCATTCGCGAGAAGCTGCGCAAGCGC ATCTTTTTCCACGGCAAGGACTGGAAGTCCTTAACCACGCACATTGATGCCGGCGCCCTGCCGCCCAAATATGGCGGCACGGCCACTTGGGAGCTGCCGCCTGGCAAGCTGTTGGGCGAGTTCTTTGAGTGCTACTCCAAGGATTACGAAC AGGCCGACAGCTATGGCTACACTGAGGACTACAAAAAGTCAAAGAAATAA